A genome region from Methanosphaera sp. WGK6 includes the following:
- a CDS encoding CBS domain-containing protein yields MKNKIMNKINNFDDFNLQTKKSENDGDIMSIAFKDIITASQSATIIEIANLMVEKDIRRVPITDPGSGKLLGIVTTMDILDFFGGGKKYNLITEKHKGNFLSAINAPIREIMTSNVKTMTNKDTIIDAATLMLEEHIGGCPIVNSADEIVGMVTEGDVVSKFDKLISDLEVQNIMATDIITTTPGTRIEGIAKIMVRNSLRRVPIVGENPQLPSSKEELLGFVTASDILKYIGQHKLFTKLFSNDGNDVVDITVDELMITDIITASKYDKLGDIANTMFESNIRGIPVVDDDSGKIIGIITIRDLLKAIVQ; encoded by the coding sequence ATGAAAAATAAAATAATGAATAAAATCAATAACTTTGATGATTTTAATTTACAAACAAAAAAATCTGAAAATGATGGAGACATAATGAGTATAGCATTTAAAGATATTATAACAGCATCTCAAAGTGCAACAATAATTGAAATCGCAAATTTAATGGTTGAAAAAGATATTAGAAGAGTACCTATAACAGATCCAGGTTCTGGAAAATTACTTGGAATTGTAACAACAATGGATATTCTTGACTTCTTTGGTGGTGGGAAAAAATATAATCTCATTACAGAAAAACATAAAGGGAACTTTTTATCAGCAATAAATGCACCAATACGGGAAATTATGACGAGTAATGTAAAAACAATGACTAACAAGGATACAATTATTGATGCAGCAACTTTAATGCTTGAAGAACATATAGGAGGATGTCCTATAGTAAATAGTGCTGATGAAATAGTAGGTATGGTAACTGAAGGAGATGTAGTATCAAAATTTGATAAACTAATATCTGACTTAGAAGTACAGAACATAATGGCTACAGATATAATCACAACAACACCTGGAACAAGAATAGAAGGTATAGCAAAAATAATGGTAAGAAACTCTCTTAGAAGAGTACCAATTGTTGGTGAAAATCCACAATTACCATCATCAAAAGAAGAACTTCTAGGATTTGTAACAGCATCTGATATACTAAAATACATAGGACAACATAAATTATTCACAAAATTATTTTCAAATGATGGAAATGATGTTGTAGATATCACCGTAGATGAATTAATGATTACGGATATTATTACAGCCTCAAAATATGATAAATTAGGTGATATTGCAAATACAATGTTTGAATCAAATATTAGAGGAATACCAGTAGTTGATGATGACTCTGGAAAAATAATTGGAATCATAACAATTCGTGATTTACTAAAAGCAATTGTTCAATAG